The Sporosarcina ureae genome includes a region encoding these proteins:
- a CDS encoding YqhV family protein yields MIERALLLIILLRFISGSIEITAAALMFKFNDLEKAFYINSLLALVGPFILIVTTGIALHGLTEKVSLVRMICLFAGIFLILYSLKSE; encoded by the coding sequence ATGATAGAAAGGGCGCTGCTTTTGATTATTCTATTACGATTTATTTCAGGAAGTATAGAAATAACGGCTGCTGCACTCATGTTTAAATTCAATGACTTGGAAAAAGCGTTTTATATTAACTCTTTACTTGCATTAGTAGGCCCATTTATATTAATTGTGACAACAGGAATCGCATTGCACGGCCTCACGGAAAAAGTATCTTTAGTAAGAATGATTTGTCTTTTCGCGGGAATTTTTCTCATTCTTTATAGTTTAAAATCTGAATAA
- a CDS encoding DUF2935 domain-containing protein — translation MLKSLQEKMTFELRFWTQILGDHARFIHDSLAPDEVKNIETASYYIQLYDGLLAKAKGELDTQSLQTVAQETLKASEDIRKFKLSLIEKHLVGNIKISLPPSFINHMVNEVEEAIRLFRCFAKGEKPPTVHPLHHDLLWLLDAAGHAGALDANLDRVETKLKKKSEKFMKDWEAFYLKAIEMAGFLRTNIMQFPALTKFHQDINLEMTIFKAFLKELEEMGLEKETLGTLTPLMADHIETRYQVPIQFPHNLSSRRKKRVSTPKNVGVDTLFDTVPGPHTIPIQLRL, via the coding sequence ATGTTGAAGAGTTTACAGGAAAAAATGACATTTGAATTGCGATTTTGGACGCAGATATTGGGTGATCATGCACGCTTCATTCACGATTCTCTAGCTCCGGATGAAGTGAAAAATATTGAGACAGCAAGTTATTATATACAGTTGTATGACGGCCTTCTTGCTAAGGCAAAGGGAGAACTCGATACACAATCTCTACAGACAGTAGCGCAAGAAACTTTAAAAGCGAGTGAAGACATCCGCAAGTTTAAATTATCATTGATAGAAAAGCATTTAGTCGGCAACATCAAAATTTCTCTGCCGCCTTCATTTATTAATCACATGGTGAATGAAGTAGAAGAAGCTATACGCTTATTTAGGTGCTTTGCAAAAGGAGAGAAACCCCCGACTGTACATCCCCTTCACCATGACTTGCTTTGGTTACTAGATGCGGCGGGGCATGCAGGTGCTCTGGATGCAAATTTAGACCGTGTGGAAACCAAGCTCAAAAAGAAAAGTGAAAAATTCATGAAAGATTGGGAAGCGTTTTACCTAAAAGCAATTGAGATGGCTGGCTTTTTACGTACGAATATTATGCAGTTCCCAGCGTTAACGAAGTTTCATCAAGATATTAACTTGGAAATGACGATTTTCAAAGCATTTTTAAAAGAGTTGGAAGAGATGGGTTTGGAGAAAGAAACGCTAGGCACCCTTACCCCCTTAATGGCAGATCACATTGAGACACGGTACCAGGTCCCCATACAATTTCCACACAATTTAAGTAGTAGAAGAAAGAAAAGAGTGTCAACTCCAAAAAACGTTGGAGTTGACACTCTTTTTGACACAGTGCCAGGTCCCCACACAATTCCCATACAATTACGATTATAG
- a CDS encoding MFS transporter: MDKSADKVSVWCIVSLASIPLIMTLGNSMLIPVLPLLEDKVGITSFQSSMIITSYSVAAIFLIPVAGYLSDRFGRKMVILPSLVFALIGGLIAGFASWKMDDPYMMIIIGRVLQGIGAAGAMPIVLPLVGDLYKDDGEKSSKCLGIIETSNTFGKVLAPILGSAFAAILWFLPFFSISALSVISFILIFFFVKVPKEKDEPVKFKAFIKNTKKVFASEGKWLYTVFLNGVLVMLVLFSMLFFLSENLEKTHDIEGIKKGFVLAIPLLFLCIASFLSGRKIKGEMKTIKRVMVICLIAMSASVIFVGFVSKKLILLLIMTSIVGIAIGALLPALDAIITENIEKELRGTVSSFYSSARFIGVAAGPPLMSIAMKDFLNGSYIIATVLGVILTFMVFKFINVKEIEESNQKD, from the coding sequence ATGGATAAAAGTGCGGACAAGGTTAGTGTATGGTGCATTGTTAGTCTGGCTTCAATTCCTCTTATTATGACGCTAGGGAATTCTATGCTCATACCCGTGCTTCCTTTATTGGAAGATAAAGTGGGGATTACATCGTTTCAATCGAGTATGATTATTACCAGTTACTCGGTGGCGGCTATTTTTCTTATCCCAGTAGCCGGATATTTATCAGACCGTTTCGGACGGAAAATGGTGATATTGCCAAGTTTAGTCTTTGCATTGATCGGGGGTCTGATTGCGGGATTTGCTTCGTGGAAGATGGATGACCCGTATATGATGATTATTATTGGTCGGGTATTACAAGGTATAGGAGCAGCCGGCGCCATGCCAATCGTGCTACCGCTTGTGGGTGACTTATATAAAGATGATGGTGAAAAAAGCAGTAAGTGTTTAGGAATTATTGAAACGTCAAACACGTTTGGAAAAGTATTAGCTCCTATCTTAGGCTCAGCATTTGCCGCTATATTATGGTTCCTGCCGTTCTTCTCTATTTCTGCACTCAGTGTTATTTCCTTTATATTGATCTTTTTCTTTGTGAAAGTTCCAAAAGAAAAAGATGAACCTGTAAAGTTTAAGGCATTTATTAAGAACACTAAAAAAGTATTTGCATCAGAAGGTAAATGGTTATACACCGTATTTCTAAATGGTGTTCTGGTCATGCTAGTATTATTCAGTATGTTGTTTTTTTTATCGGAAAACCTGGAGAAAACACATGATATTGAAGGAATTAAGAAAGGGTTTGTTTTGGCCATTCCGTTATTATTCCTTTGCATTGCTTCCTTTTTATCAGGTCGAAAAATTAAAGGGGAAATGAAAACTATAAAAAGGGTCATGGTCATTTGCTTAATCGCCATGTCTGCGAGTGTCATTTTTGTCGGATTTGTAAGCAAGAAATTGATTCTCTTATTGATCATGACTAGTATAGTGGGAATAGCCATTGGCGCATTATTGCCTGCACTCGATGCAATTATTACGGAAAATATTGAAAAAGAGTTGCGAGGCACGGTTTCCTCATTCTACAGTTCAGCTAGATTTATCGGTGTAGCTGCTGGTCCTCCATTGATGTCCATTGCGATGAAAGATTTTCTGAACGGAAGTTATATCATTGCCACTGTGCTGGGAGTAATTTTAACTTTTATGGTGTTTAAGTTCATTAATGTCAAAGAAATCGAAGAATCCAATCAAAAAGATTGA
- a CDS encoding DUF2179 domain-containing protein, translating into MNNILMILLLQLLYVPCFTLRTIFIVKQLRTQATLLGAAESLIYIFGLSLVFDGEQSFWSMLVYAIGFSIGIYIGIMVEEKLAIGYTCIQVNIPALNQPLIDKLREEGYGVTVFEGTGRDSIRYKLEILTKRNQEEGLYEMIGEYQPNAFIITYEPRKFKGGYLLKAMKRRKKTTPKKDVEISSTSSK; encoded by the coding sequence ATGAATAACATCCTTATGATTTTGCTTTTGCAGTTGCTGTACGTTCCCTGCTTTACCCTGCGCACAATCTTCATCGTTAAGCAGCTCAGAACGCAAGCGACACTCCTTGGTGCTGCGGAATCATTGATCTATATCTTTGGTTTGTCACTAGTGTTTGACGGAGAACAAAGTTTCTGGAGCATGCTGGTCTACGCGATCGGGTTCAGTATCGGCATCTATATCGGGATCATGGTAGAAGAAAAACTGGCAATTGGCTACACATGCATTCAAGTAAATATCCCTGCATTGAACCAACCCCTCATCGATAAACTCCGGGAAGAAGGTTATGGTGTAACTGTATTTGAAGGTACCGGACGAGACAGTATCAGGTATAAGCTCGAAATTCTGACGAAGCGAAATCAAGAGGAAGGATTATATGAAATGATTGGTGAATATCAGCCAAACGCATTTATTATCACCTATGAACCTAGAAAGTTTAAAGGCGGTTATTTGCTAAAAGCTATGAAAAGAAGGAAAAAAACAACGCCTAAAAAGGATGTTGAAATCTCTTCCACCTCTTCAAAATAA